The sequence TCGGCGGCATCGATCGCCTGCGTGAGTTGGTCGCTGGTGCCGCGGACGAACTGGCTGATCCGGATGTCGGCCACGCCGTTCGGCAGAAGCACCCAGTCGACTGCCTTCAGCTCCAGCTTGGTCCGGCGCAGACGGACCTCCACCAGCGCCTGCTGCCCGGGACGCTCGAAGGCGAGATCGACCGTCGTTCCTTCTTCGCCGCGCACCCGCGCCACCACCTCCTCGATCGATAGGCCGGCGATGCTCTGCCCATCGACCCGCACCAGCACGTCGCCCGCCTGCACCCCGGCCTCCTTGGCCGGCGAGCCGTCCAGCGGCGCGACCACCACGACCCGTTCGTCGCGCAGCTCAATCTGGATCCCAACCCCGACGTAGCTGCCGGAGAGCGTTTCATCGTGAGCCGATACCTGGTCTGGGGGCAGATAGCGCGTGTGGCCTTCGTCGCCGAGCGTTTCGAGCATTCCGTCGATTGCGCCATTCGTCATCTGTCGGTCGTCGATTTTGCTCGGCTCCACATAGTGGTCGTGGACCAGCGCCCACACCTCGTCGAGCACGCGGGGCGCCCCGCTCGTCTCATTCGTGGCCGGCGGGGTCGCGAGCGCCCGGTCGAGGATGAGGCCGGCACCGACGCCGGTTGCGAAGACGGCGAGTATGGCCACGACCGCCAGCACGACAAAGCCGAGGCTCCGGCCCTGGCGTCGACGCGGCTGCGCCTCCGTCGACGGGTGCAGCAGTTCATCGCCAGCAACCCACCGCTGCCCGTCACGCTCGGGAGGTTCGGCATGATGCGCGTCGTGATGCGCGTAGGGACGATCCATTCTTGCCCTCCGCCCCGGCTGAGGGGATCAACGATCTCCACGATCCAAGCATACCAACTCGACGCGGAACCACCTTGCCAGCATCGTGCCAACAGCTTCAGCCACGATTCAGCATCGCTTCAGAAAACGCTCAGCTACCCACGCCATCCTTCCGAACAGGTGGCCGTCCGGCCGAGCTACGGCCACCTGCATGCACCGGGTCATGACGGAGGTACGAGCACCATGCAACGGCAGATATCCATCCTCCCCGCGATAGCCCTGATGGCCATTGCGCTCCTGATCGGCTTGATCGGCGGCGGCCTGCTCGGCGGGCTCGCAGGCTACCACTACGGCTCGCAATCCAACAGCGAAGCCACGGTCGCCGAGGCCACCGCGAGCAGCCCCCCGAGCAGCCCGGACACCGGCTCCAC is a genomic window of Sphaerobacter thermophilus DSM 20745 containing:
- a CDS encoding S41 family peptidase, with product MDRPYAHHDAHHAEPPERDGQRWVAGDELLHPSTEAQPRRRQGRSLGFVVLAVVAILAVFATGVGAGLILDRALATPPATNETSGAPRVLDEVWALVHDHYVEPSKIDDRQMTNGAIDGMLETLGDEGHTRYLPPDQVSAHDETLSGSYVGVGIQIELRDERVVVVAPLDGSPAKEAGVQAGDVLVRVDGQSIAGLSIEEVVARVRGEEGTTVDLAFERPGQQALVEVRLRRTKLELKAVDWVLLPNGVADIRISQFVRGTSDQLTQAIDAAEAAGATAIVLDLRNNPGGLVDEAIRVASAFLPPETTVFKSQMRDGTETAHLTVATVPRTDLPVVVLVNEGTASAAEIVSGALQQNHRAQVVGTSTFGTGTVLNQYSLSDGSALLLGTELWLTPNGDQIRDAGITPDYQVEQSEDAPIFVPITGAPVSDTFEQDEQLAAGLAVLRGEPPTSAFIPRGGCLRCD